The following are encoded together in the Buteo buteo chromosome 24, bButBut1.hap1.1, whole genome shotgun sequence genome:
- the PPARGC1B gene encoding peroxisome proliferator-activated receptor gamma coactivator 1-beta isoform X1, which produces MAEPGPDCSSLLDEDLSSFVFSYLADSQYEVSGEEHLYSDFPEIDLSQLDASDFDSAGCFSELQWCGEHSETDSSQYSTDDSELFQIIDSENEALLAALTETLDDIQGDDMGLAAFRTMEEGDTLNHAYTSPAPSPKPTAPVTGGPPPAPEFDELSLLKKLLLSPSHVPPSCEAQRDGSARRPGTPKSRPARPCTKVEGPRDRRASVPQAQSRSCTELHRHLTSTAPCPQTKAPRAPEECPSGRHHPSPGDCAHHEDDSDSSEDSLSSGDSVTPPSSGEDGSGSQFSCEGEMHSVVELIRYMHTYCLPPRKLPSRDAADAKPQPCSSPFKRAKPDCPAQPGPPGGAQNRPGCAWQAAGGCKKPGASFSILKELLARDLLCDVSKPYRLGKPVYAALARPPGSRSPVPPAQDGEDAGGTCTSRAKTAPEKGEPWQSPRAEAEALREPAGLEDDAGKRAGTPGAAAGKVARKQESTVYAVRRSKRLNPELGHWLSFLDEPPPEPSVPREAGDGRGPRDALVCRDPAPCPVLEGFSAEEPAAEVEVGGTAAPAEPQPLSLGSPGDGEAGDGAESRRCALLEQAETPRCLTLSLAQTDPTFGKRNFEPMLTVELCGTAGLTPPTTPPYKPAEEDLYKPDIPQEPGKEDGTAPSPGGAGDAAASRKAPRKHPERTELFAHLSRAVGRPVLPEQQGVLKRPFSRSFGDHDYCQVLKPEAALQRKVLKSWEPPSQVETEHKRRVPAAHYQGLDLGGKEAGGEMLWKDGVKQLRDQEIRASLTKHFGFLDSALDDEDMVFCKTPEYDTVFEDSCSESGSPLEEEEEEEEEEEEEHGDTKLCLRRNPLSRTTLHYCSRSRSSSGSSCCRSRSPASRRTFRCENSEQCQGGSGHRGQLEKRREKAIGEGRVVYIKNLSSSMSSSELKKRFEVFGEIVECQVLSRTNRGDKYGLITYRYSEHAALSLKNGTSLRKRNEPSFQLSSGGLGHFVWTRYTDLDCSVEESSPAPVKSKYETMDFDSLLQEAQLSLHRLTSTRTPPCSCSRALITTSKRLPRRRLSTEGIAEGWRGQGSSGLPGAALCLPAGQQPMEQREDTSSSP; this is translated from the exons tACGAGGTGTCTGGCGAGGAGCACCTCTACTCTGACTTCCCCGAGATTGATTTGTCTCAGCTGGATGCCAGCGACTTCGACTCGGCCGGCTGCTTCAGCGAGCTGCAGTGGTGCGGGGAGCACTCGGAGACCGACTCCAGCCAGTACAGCACCGACGACTCCGAGCTCTTCCAG ATAATAGACAGCGAGAATGAAGCGCTGCTGGCAGCCCTCACCGAGACATTGGATGATATACAGGGAGATGACATGGGCCTGGCTGCCTTCCGAACTATGGAAGAGGGGGACACGCTCAACCATGCCTACACCTCgcctgccccctcccccaaacccaccgCCCCGGTCACGGGggggccgcccccggcccccgaGTTTGATGAGCTGTCTCTA CTGAAGAAGTTGCTCCTCTCTCCATCGCACGTGCCTCCGAGCTGCGAGGCTCAGCGGGACGGGAGCGCCCGGCGCCCGGGGACCCCTAAATCCCGACCCGCACGGCCCTGCACAAAG GTGGAGGGTCCCCGGGACAGGAGGGCGAGCGTCCCGCAGGCGCAGAGCCGCAGCTGCACCGAGCTACACCGGCACCTCACCTCCACCGCTCCCTGCCCCCAGACCAAAGCCCCGCGGGCACCTGAAGAGTGCCCCAGCGGCCGCCACCACCCGTCCCCGGGCGACTGCGCCCATCACGAGGATGACAGTGACTCCAGTGAGGACTCGCtgagctccggcgactcggtGACCCCCCCCTCCTCGGGGGAGGATGGCTCCGGCAGCCAGTTCTCCTGCGAGGGGGAGATGCACTCGGTGGTGGAGCTCATCCGCTACATGCACACCTACTGCCTGCCACCGCGGAAGCTGCCCAGCCGCGATGCCGCCGACGCcaagccccagccctgcagcagccccttcAAAAGAGCCAAACCGGACTGCCCCGCGCAGCCGGGCCCCCCCGGCGGTGCCCAGAACCGGCCGGGCTGCGCCTGGCAGGCGGCCGGGGGATGCAAGAAGCCCGGAGCATCCTTCTCTATCCTGAAGGAGCTGCTGGCGCGCGACCTGCTGTGCGACGTGAGCAAGCCATACCGCCTGGGCAAGCCCGTGTATGCCGCCCTGGCCCGGCCGCCTGGCTCCCGCTCCCCTGTGCCACCAGCCCAGGATGGGGAGGATGCCGGTGGGACCTGCACATCCAGAGCCAAAACGGCACCGGAGAAGGGTGAGCCGTGGCAGAGCCCCAGGGCCGAGGCAGAGGCACTGCGGGAGCCGGCTGGCCTCGAGGACGATGCTGGCAAGCGTGCGGGCACCCCGGGCGCAGCCGCGGGAAAAGTGGCCCGCAAGCAGGAGAGCACCGTTTACGCCGTCCGCCGGTCCAAGAGACTCAACCCCGAGCTCGGCCACTGGCTCTCCTTCCTTGACGAGCCGCCCCCCGagccctccgtcccccgggaGGCAGGGGATGGCCGCGGCCCCCGGGACGCCCTGGTCTGCAGAGACCCCGCACCGTGCCCAGTGCTGGAGGGCTTCTCCGCCGAAGAGCCCGCGGCCGAAGTGGAGGTGGGGGGCACGGCAGCCCCGGCagagccccagcccctctccctggGCTCCCCGGGGGACGGCGAGGCGGGTGACGGGGCCGAGAGCCGGCGCTGTGCCCTCCTGGAGCAAGCAG AAACACCCAGGTGTCTCACGCTGTCCTTGGCACAAAC tGACCCAACCTTTGGGAAGAGAAACTTTGAGCCGATGCTGACGGTGGAGCTGTGTGGGACAGCAG GTCTCACGCCGCCCACCACTCCGCCGTATAAGCCCGCCGAGGAGGACCTGTACAAGCCAGACATCCCCCAGGAGCCAGGGAAGGAGGACGGGAcggcccccagccccgggggcgCAGGGGACGCAGCAGCCTCCCGGAAAGCCCCCAGGAAGCACCCCGAGAGGACGGAGCTCTTCGCCCACCTCAGCCGAGCCGTCGGGCGCCCCGTGCTCCCCGAGCAGCAGGGCGTGCTCAAGCGGCCCTTCTCCCGCTCCTTCGGGGACCACGACTACTGCCAGGTGCTGAAGCCCGAGGCCGCCCTGCAGAGGAAGGTGCTCAAGTCTTGGGAGCCCCCGAGCCAGGTGGAGACGGAGCACAAGAGGAGGGTCCCGGCCGCCCACTACCAGGGGCTGGACCTCGGCGGCAAGGAGGCGGGCGGCGAGATGCTGTGGAAGGACGGCGTCAAGCAGCTGAGAGACCAGGAGATCAGAGCCAGCTTAACAAAGCACTTTGGCTTTCTGGACAGTGCTCTCGATGACGAGGACATGGTCTTCTGCAAGACCCCCGAGTACGACACTGTCTTTGAAGACAGCTGCAGTGAGAGCGGCTCCCccttggaggaggaggaagaggaggaagaggaggaggaggaggagcacgGCGACACCAAGCTGTGCCTGCGGAGAAACCCCCTTTCCAGGACCACTTTGCATTACTGTTCCCGGAGCAGGTCCAGTTCAGGGTCTTCGTGCTGCCGGTCCCGATCGCCCGCCAGCAGACGCACCTTCAG GTGTGAGAACAGCGAGCAGTGTCAGGGCGGGAGCGGGCACCGGGGCCAGCTGGAGAAGAGACGGGAAAAGGCCATC GGGGAAGGCCGTGTGGTGTATATCAAAAACCTCTCCAGCAGCATGAGCTCCAGTGAACTGAAGAAACGCTTCGAAGTGTTTGGTGAAATCGTGGAGTGTCAGGTCCTGTCCAGGACTAACAG GGGGGATAAATACGGCTTGATCACCTACCGGTATTCAGAGCATGCCGCCTTATCTCTGAAGAACGGCACCTCGCTAAGGAAGAGGAACGAGCCTTCGTTCCAGCTCAGCTCTGGTGGCCTCGGGCACTTCGTCTGGACCAGATACACTGACTTGG ATTGCAGCGTGGAGGAGTCCTCCCCAGCTCCAGTGAAAAGCAAGTACGAGACCATGGATTTCGACAGCTTGCTGCAGGAGGCCCAGCTAAGCCTGCATCG
- the PPARGC1B gene encoding peroxisome proliferator-activated receptor gamma coactivator 1-beta isoform X4 — protein sequence MAEPGPDCSSLLDEDLSSFVFSYLADSQYEVSGEEHLYSDFPEIDLSQLDASDFDSAGCFSELQWCGEHSETDSSQYSTDDSELFQIIDSENEALLAALTETLDDIQGDDMGLAAFRTMEEGDTLNHAYTSPAPSPKPTAPVTGGPPPAPEFDELSLLKKLLLSPSHVPPSCEAQRDGSARRPGTPKSRPARPCTKVEGPRDRRASVPQAQSRSCTELHRHLTSTAPCPQTKAPRAPEECPSGRHHPSPGDCAHHEDDSDSSEDSLSSGDSVTPPSSGEDGSGSQFSCEGEMHSVVELIRYMHTYCLPPRKLPSRDAADAKPQPCSSPFKRAKPDCPAQPGPPGGAQNRPGCAWQAAGGCKKPGASFSILKELLARDLLCDVSKPYRLGKPVYAALARPPGSRSPVPPAQDGEDAGGTCTSRAKTAPEKGEPWQSPRAEAEALREPAGLEDDAGKRAGTPGAAAGKVARKQESTVYAVRRSKRLNPELGHWLSFLDEPPPEPSVPREAGDGRGPRDALVCRDPAPCPVLEGFSAEEPAAEVEVGGTAAPAEPQPLSLGSPGDGEAGDGAESRRCALLEQAETPRCLTLSLAQTDPTFGKRNFEPMLTVELCGTAGLTPPTTPPYKPAEEDLYKPDIPQEPGKEDGTAPSPGGAGDAAASRKAPRKHPERTELFAHLSRAVGRPVLPEQQGVLKRPFSRSFGDHDYCQVLKPEAALQRKVLKSWEPPSQVETEHKRRVPAAHYQGLDLGGKEAGGEMLWKDGVKQLRDQEIRASLTKHFGFLDSALDDEDMVFCKTPEYDTVFEDSCSESGSPLEEEEEEEEEEEEEHGDTKLCLRRNPLSRTTLHYCSRSRSSSGSSCCRSRSPASRRTFRCENSEQCQGGSGHRGQLEKRREKAIGEGRVVYIKNLSSSMSSSELKKRFEVFGEIVECQVLSRTNRGDKYGLITYRYSEHAALSLKNGTSLRKRNEPSFQLSSGGLGHFVWTRYTDLA from the exons tACGAGGTGTCTGGCGAGGAGCACCTCTACTCTGACTTCCCCGAGATTGATTTGTCTCAGCTGGATGCCAGCGACTTCGACTCGGCCGGCTGCTTCAGCGAGCTGCAGTGGTGCGGGGAGCACTCGGAGACCGACTCCAGCCAGTACAGCACCGACGACTCCGAGCTCTTCCAG ATAATAGACAGCGAGAATGAAGCGCTGCTGGCAGCCCTCACCGAGACATTGGATGATATACAGGGAGATGACATGGGCCTGGCTGCCTTCCGAACTATGGAAGAGGGGGACACGCTCAACCATGCCTACACCTCgcctgccccctcccccaaacccaccgCCCCGGTCACGGGggggccgcccccggcccccgaGTTTGATGAGCTGTCTCTA CTGAAGAAGTTGCTCCTCTCTCCATCGCACGTGCCTCCGAGCTGCGAGGCTCAGCGGGACGGGAGCGCCCGGCGCCCGGGGACCCCTAAATCCCGACCCGCACGGCCCTGCACAAAG GTGGAGGGTCCCCGGGACAGGAGGGCGAGCGTCCCGCAGGCGCAGAGCCGCAGCTGCACCGAGCTACACCGGCACCTCACCTCCACCGCTCCCTGCCCCCAGACCAAAGCCCCGCGGGCACCTGAAGAGTGCCCCAGCGGCCGCCACCACCCGTCCCCGGGCGACTGCGCCCATCACGAGGATGACAGTGACTCCAGTGAGGACTCGCtgagctccggcgactcggtGACCCCCCCCTCCTCGGGGGAGGATGGCTCCGGCAGCCAGTTCTCCTGCGAGGGGGAGATGCACTCGGTGGTGGAGCTCATCCGCTACATGCACACCTACTGCCTGCCACCGCGGAAGCTGCCCAGCCGCGATGCCGCCGACGCcaagccccagccctgcagcagccccttcAAAAGAGCCAAACCGGACTGCCCCGCGCAGCCGGGCCCCCCCGGCGGTGCCCAGAACCGGCCGGGCTGCGCCTGGCAGGCGGCCGGGGGATGCAAGAAGCCCGGAGCATCCTTCTCTATCCTGAAGGAGCTGCTGGCGCGCGACCTGCTGTGCGACGTGAGCAAGCCATACCGCCTGGGCAAGCCCGTGTATGCCGCCCTGGCCCGGCCGCCTGGCTCCCGCTCCCCTGTGCCACCAGCCCAGGATGGGGAGGATGCCGGTGGGACCTGCACATCCAGAGCCAAAACGGCACCGGAGAAGGGTGAGCCGTGGCAGAGCCCCAGGGCCGAGGCAGAGGCACTGCGGGAGCCGGCTGGCCTCGAGGACGATGCTGGCAAGCGTGCGGGCACCCCGGGCGCAGCCGCGGGAAAAGTGGCCCGCAAGCAGGAGAGCACCGTTTACGCCGTCCGCCGGTCCAAGAGACTCAACCCCGAGCTCGGCCACTGGCTCTCCTTCCTTGACGAGCCGCCCCCCGagccctccgtcccccgggaGGCAGGGGATGGCCGCGGCCCCCGGGACGCCCTGGTCTGCAGAGACCCCGCACCGTGCCCAGTGCTGGAGGGCTTCTCCGCCGAAGAGCCCGCGGCCGAAGTGGAGGTGGGGGGCACGGCAGCCCCGGCagagccccagcccctctccctggGCTCCCCGGGGGACGGCGAGGCGGGTGACGGGGCCGAGAGCCGGCGCTGTGCCCTCCTGGAGCAAGCAG AAACACCCAGGTGTCTCACGCTGTCCTTGGCACAAAC tGACCCAACCTTTGGGAAGAGAAACTTTGAGCCGATGCTGACGGTGGAGCTGTGTGGGACAGCAG GTCTCACGCCGCCCACCACTCCGCCGTATAAGCCCGCCGAGGAGGACCTGTACAAGCCAGACATCCCCCAGGAGCCAGGGAAGGAGGACGGGAcggcccccagccccgggggcgCAGGGGACGCAGCAGCCTCCCGGAAAGCCCCCAGGAAGCACCCCGAGAGGACGGAGCTCTTCGCCCACCTCAGCCGAGCCGTCGGGCGCCCCGTGCTCCCCGAGCAGCAGGGCGTGCTCAAGCGGCCCTTCTCCCGCTCCTTCGGGGACCACGACTACTGCCAGGTGCTGAAGCCCGAGGCCGCCCTGCAGAGGAAGGTGCTCAAGTCTTGGGAGCCCCCGAGCCAGGTGGAGACGGAGCACAAGAGGAGGGTCCCGGCCGCCCACTACCAGGGGCTGGACCTCGGCGGCAAGGAGGCGGGCGGCGAGATGCTGTGGAAGGACGGCGTCAAGCAGCTGAGAGACCAGGAGATCAGAGCCAGCTTAACAAAGCACTTTGGCTTTCTGGACAGTGCTCTCGATGACGAGGACATGGTCTTCTGCAAGACCCCCGAGTACGACACTGTCTTTGAAGACAGCTGCAGTGAGAGCGGCTCCCccttggaggaggaggaagaggaggaagaggaggaggaggaggagcacgGCGACACCAAGCTGTGCCTGCGGAGAAACCCCCTTTCCAGGACCACTTTGCATTACTGTTCCCGGAGCAGGTCCAGTTCAGGGTCTTCGTGCTGCCGGTCCCGATCGCCCGCCAGCAGACGCACCTTCAG GTGTGAGAACAGCGAGCAGTGTCAGGGCGGGAGCGGGCACCGGGGCCAGCTGGAGAAGAGACGGGAAAAGGCCATC GGGGAAGGCCGTGTGGTGTATATCAAAAACCTCTCCAGCAGCATGAGCTCCAGTGAACTGAAGAAACGCTTCGAAGTGTTTGGTGAAATCGTGGAGTGTCAGGTCCTGTCCAGGACTAACAG GGGGGATAAATACGGCTTGATCACCTACCGGTATTCAGAGCATGCCGCCTTATCTCTGAAGAACGGCACCTCGCTAAGGAAGAGGAACGAGCCTTCGTTCCAGCTCAGCTCTGGTGGCCTCGGGCACTTCGTCTGGACCAGATACACTGACTTGG
- the PPARGC1B gene encoding peroxisome proliferator-activated receptor gamma coactivator 1-beta isoform X3 — protein sequence MAEPGPDCSSLLDEDLSSFVFSYLADSQYEVSGEEHLYSDFPEIDLSQLDASDFDSAGCFSELQWCGEHSETDSSQYSTDDSELFQIIDSENEALLAALTETLDDIQGDDMGLAAFRTMEEGDTLNHAYTSPAPSPKPTAPVTGGPPPAPEFDELSLLKKLLLSPSHVPPSCEAQRDGSARRPGTPKSRPARPCTKVEGPRDRRASVPQAQSRSCTELHRHLTSTAPCPQTKAPRAPEECPSGRHHPSPGDCAHHEDDSDSSEDSLSSGDSVTPPSSGEDGSGSQFSCEGEMHSVVELIRYMHTYCLPPRKLPSRDAADAKPQPCSSPFKRAKPDCPAQPGPPGGAQNRPGCAWQAAGGCKKPGASFSILKELLARDLLCDVSKPYRLGKPVYAALARPPGSRSPVPPAQDGEDAGGTCTSRAKTAPEKGEPWQSPRAEAEALREPAGLEDDAGKRAGTPGAAAGKVARKQESTVYAVRRSKRLNPELGHWLSFLDEPPPEPSVPREAGDGRGPRDALVCRDPAPCPVLEGFSAEEPAAEVEVGGTAAPAEPQPLSLGSPGDGEAGDGAESRRCALLEQAETPRCLTLSLAQTDPTFGKRNFEPMLTVELCGTAGLTPPTTPPYKPAEEDLYKPDIPQEPGKEDGTAPSPGGAGDAAASRKAPRKHPERTELFAHLSRAVGRPVLPEQQGVLKRPFSRSFGDHDYCQVLKPEAALQRKVLKSWEPPSQVETEHKRRVPAAHYQGLDLGGKEAGGEMLWKDGVKQLRDQEIRASLTKHFGFLDSALDDEDMVFCKTPEYDTVFEDSCSESGSPLEEEEEEEEEEEEEHGDTKLCLRRNPLSRTTLHYCSRSRSSSGSSCCRSRSPASRRTFRCENSEQCQGGSGHRGQLEKRREKAIGEGRVVYIKNLSSSMSSSELKKRFEVFGEIVECQVLSRTNRGDKYGLITYRYSEHAALSLKNGTSLRKRNEPSFQLSSGGLGHFVWTRYTDLDCSVEESSPAPVKSKYETMDFDSLLQEAQLSLHR from the exons tACGAGGTGTCTGGCGAGGAGCACCTCTACTCTGACTTCCCCGAGATTGATTTGTCTCAGCTGGATGCCAGCGACTTCGACTCGGCCGGCTGCTTCAGCGAGCTGCAGTGGTGCGGGGAGCACTCGGAGACCGACTCCAGCCAGTACAGCACCGACGACTCCGAGCTCTTCCAG ATAATAGACAGCGAGAATGAAGCGCTGCTGGCAGCCCTCACCGAGACATTGGATGATATACAGGGAGATGACATGGGCCTGGCTGCCTTCCGAACTATGGAAGAGGGGGACACGCTCAACCATGCCTACACCTCgcctgccccctcccccaaacccaccgCCCCGGTCACGGGggggccgcccccggcccccgaGTTTGATGAGCTGTCTCTA CTGAAGAAGTTGCTCCTCTCTCCATCGCACGTGCCTCCGAGCTGCGAGGCTCAGCGGGACGGGAGCGCCCGGCGCCCGGGGACCCCTAAATCCCGACCCGCACGGCCCTGCACAAAG GTGGAGGGTCCCCGGGACAGGAGGGCGAGCGTCCCGCAGGCGCAGAGCCGCAGCTGCACCGAGCTACACCGGCACCTCACCTCCACCGCTCCCTGCCCCCAGACCAAAGCCCCGCGGGCACCTGAAGAGTGCCCCAGCGGCCGCCACCACCCGTCCCCGGGCGACTGCGCCCATCACGAGGATGACAGTGACTCCAGTGAGGACTCGCtgagctccggcgactcggtGACCCCCCCCTCCTCGGGGGAGGATGGCTCCGGCAGCCAGTTCTCCTGCGAGGGGGAGATGCACTCGGTGGTGGAGCTCATCCGCTACATGCACACCTACTGCCTGCCACCGCGGAAGCTGCCCAGCCGCGATGCCGCCGACGCcaagccccagccctgcagcagccccttcAAAAGAGCCAAACCGGACTGCCCCGCGCAGCCGGGCCCCCCCGGCGGTGCCCAGAACCGGCCGGGCTGCGCCTGGCAGGCGGCCGGGGGATGCAAGAAGCCCGGAGCATCCTTCTCTATCCTGAAGGAGCTGCTGGCGCGCGACCTGCTGTGCGACGTGAGCAAGCCATACCGCCTGGGCAAGCCCGTGTATGCCGCCCTGGCCCGGCCGCCTGGCTCCCGCTCCCCTGTGCCACCAGCCCAGGATGGGGAGGATGCCGGTGGGACCTGCACATCCAGAGCCAAAACGGCACCGGAGAAGGGTGAGCCGTGGCAGAGCCCCAGGGCCGAGGCAGAGGCACTGCGGGAGCCGGCTGGCCTCGAGGACGATGCTGGCAAGCGTGCGGGCACCCCGGGCGCAGCCGCGGGAAAAGTGGCCCGCAAGCAGGAGAGCACCGTTTACGCCGTCCGCCGGTCCAAGAGACTCAACCCCGAGCTCGGCCACTGGCTCTCCTTCCTTGACGAGCCGCCCCCCGagccctccgtcccccgggaGGCAGGGGATGGCCGCGGCCCCCGGGACGCCCTGGTCTGCAGAGACCCCGCACCGTGCCCAGTGCTGGAGGGCTTCTCCGCCGAAGAGCCCGCGGCCGAAGTGGAGGTGGGGGGCACGGCAGCCCCGGCagagccccagcccctctccctggGCTCCCCGGGGGACGGCGAGGCGGGTGACGGGGCCGAGAGCCGGCGCTGTGCCCTCCTGGAGCAAGCAG AAACACCCAGGTGTCTCACGCTGTCCTTGGCACAAAC tGACCCAACCTTTGGGAAGAGAAACTTTGAGCCGATGCTGACGGTGGAGCTGTGTGGGACAGCAG GTCTCACGCCGCCCACCACTCCGCCGTATAAGCCCGCCGAGGAGGACCTGTACAAGCCAGACATCCCCCAGGAGCCAGGGAAGGAGGACGGGAcggcccccagccccgggggcgCAGGGGACGCAGCAGCCTCCCGGAAAGCCCCCAGGAAGCACCCCGAGAGGACGGAGCTCTTCGCCCACCTCAGCCGAGCCGTCGGGCGCCCCGTGCTCCCCGAGCAGCAGGGCGTGCTCAAGCGGCCCTTCTCCCGCTCCTTCGGGGACCACGACTACTGCCAGGTGCTGAAGCCCGAGGCCGCCCTGCAGAGGAAGGTGCTCAAGTCTTGGGAGCCCCCGAGCCAGGTGGAGACGGAGCACAAGAGGAGGGTCCCGGCCGCCCACTACCAGGGGCTGGACCTCGGCGGCAAGGAGGCGGGCGGCGAGATGCTGTGGAAGGACGGCGTCAAGCAGCTGAGAGACCAGGAGATCAGAGCCAGCTTAACAAAGCACTTTGGCTTTCTGGACAGTGCTCTCGATGACGAGGACATGGTCTTCTGCAAGACCCCCGAGTACGACACTGTCTTTGAAGACAGCTGCAGTGAGAGCGGCTCCCccttggaggaggaggaagaggaggaagaggaggaggaggaggagcacgGCGACACCAAGCTGTGCCTGCGGAGAAACCCCCTTTCCAGGACCACTTTGCATTACTGTTCCCGGAGCAGGTCCAGTTCAGGGTCTTCGTGCTGCCGGTCCCGATCGCCCGCCAGCAGACGCACCTTCAG GTGTGAGAACAGCGAGCAGTGTCAGGGCGGGAGCGGGCACCGGGGCCAGCTGGAGAAGAGACGGGAAAAGGCCATC GGGGAAGGCCGTGTGGTGTATATCAAAAACCTCTCCAGCAGCATGAGCTCCAGTGAACTGAAGAAACGCTTCGAAGTGTTTGGTGAAATCGTGGAGTGTCAGGTCCTGTCCAGGACTAACAG GGGGGATAAATACGGCTTGATCACCTACCGGTATTCAGAGCATGCCGCCTTATCTCTGAAGAACGGCACCTCGCTAAGGAAGAGGAACGAGCCTTCGTTCCAGCTCAGCTCTGGTGGCCTCGGGCACTTCGTCTGGACCAGATACACTGACTTGG ATTGCAGCGTGGAGGAGTCCTCCCCAGCTCCAGTGAAAAGCAAGTACGAGACCATGGATTTCGACAGCTTGCTGCAGGAGGCCCAGCTAAGCCTGCATCGGTAA